The Engystomops pustulosus chromosome 1, aEngPut4.maternal, whole genome shotgun sequence genome has a window encoding:
- the LOC140069092 gene encoding uncharacterized protein isoform X1 — protein MDKGHFKSLGLRYITAWLQHRIPQTSPYEIYATFTFHVTYIPQFNMARSNFSFVFWSDYTCSTGSREIRFLLFSFFGKETERHKPTNHQPERSQRVYRLPEIQDGVGKISHTHYSPRCINVHYRLKGCILSHPYTPFLTKVFKVFCLVSRGCYTTLSILCTPLWNIICTKDLYKGDGRGGGVSQTTGRTDRPVPRRPTHCWPRQGELTLLQRSHPRNLKKTGMDSKLPEVRTFPSYCEEIPGCKPELSLPNVVPSTGQGRPHQGSDNKVQEKIGDLYQRSYEDSGLSNSLHLLGSLVSGPFQNTPGMDLKILEQKTGGSGQENPNPTCRQGGPAMVVGRRKSEERDLLVKQPLHPNPDRREPEGLGGSDASANFPGYLDRGDYKKVLKFPRVASSMGSTQREHSSSCPPTPPNSIRQYNYGLLHKKTRRNQVSSPEYPSSENIFVGRTTHSVNICHSSKRHGEFKGGLSKQKKDPTKRVEPQGGDLPAANIFVGLSSSGLVRNKGEYQMPALFFSGKRGEQGTAGRLLSPLGHSTSLRLPPNSPDRQGPEENISGKYQSHLHLPELAEEKLVPTLEEDVTRESSHSSAIRGPTTSGSNPSSKPREVTAVCLDPESSFLSSQGLSSEVIKTLKASRKPVTFAIYHKIWKRFCSFCKDSPPSQANLNILQVLEFLQKGLELGLSTSTLKVQVSALSAFFDQPLIEHRWVKRFIKAASRLKPQTVKKSSAWDLTLVLNALMKEPFEPIDSSSVKNLTLKTVFLIAITSARRLGELQAISIREPYMKILDDRIVLMLDPNFVPKVVSDFHRNQEIILPSFCENPSSAREREWSSLDGKNKGRKASKATIARWLRLAIASCYDLQKSPIPAGIRAHSTRAMSTSWAERRGASLDQICRAATWSSSTTFSKHYRLDLHLSKDLSFGRKVLQAVIPP, from the exons atggacaaaggtcacttcaaatccctgggtcttagatatattactgcatggttacaacatcgaattcctcagacttccccctacgaaatatatgccaccttcaccttccatgtcacttacatcccacagtttaatatggcaagaagtaacttctcttttgtcttctggagtgattatacctgttccacaggatcaagagaaatccggtttttactcttctctttttttggtaaagaaaccgAACGGCACAAACCGACTAATCATCAACCTGAGAGGTCTCAACGAGTTTATCGTCTACCGgaaattcaggatggagtcggtaagatcagccacacacattattcaccaagatgcattaatgtgcactatagacttaaaggatgcatattatcacatccctatacaccatttctcacaaaggtttttaaggttttctgtcttgtctccagagggtgctacactacactttcaattctgtgcactcccctttggaatatcatctgcaccaaggacctttacaaaggtgatggcagaggtggtggcgtctctcagactacaggacgtactgatcgtcccgtacctagacgacctactcattgttggccaagacagggggagcttactcttctccagagatctcaccctagaaaccttaaaaagactgggatggatagtaaactaccagaagtcagaactttccccagctactgtgaggaaattcctgggtgtaaacctgaactcagtttaccaaatgtcgttccttccacaggacaagggagACCACATCAAGGATCTGATAACAAGGTTCAGGAGAAAATCGGTGATCTCTATCAGAGAAGCTATGAAGATTCTGGGCTCtctaacagcctgcatctcctcggtagcctggtgtcaggcccattccagaatactccagggatggatcttaagatcctggaacagaaaacaggaggatctggacaggaaaatcccaatcccacctgccgtcaaggaggacctgctatggtggttggaagacggaaatctgaggaaagggatcttctggtcaaacagcccttacatcccaatccagacagacgcgagccagaggggctggggggcagtgatgcctcagcaaatttcccagggtacctggacagaggagattacaagaaggtcctcaaatttccgagagttgcaagcagtatgggaagcactcagcgcgaacactcctcttcttgcccaccaacacctcctaattctatcagacaatacaactacggtctcctacataaaaagacaaggaggaaccaggtctcctctcctgagtaccctagctcggaaaatatttttgtgggcagaacaaCACACTCTGTCAATATCTGCCACTCATCTAAAAGGCACGGAGAATTCAAGggcggactttctaagcagaagaaagatcctaccaaacgagtggagcctcaaggaggagatcttccagcggctaacatctttgtggggttatcctctagtggacttgttcgcaacaagggagaataccaaatgcctgcattatttttctctggaaaaaggggagaacagggaacggctggacgccttctctcacccctgggacattccactagtctacgccttccccccaattcccctgatcgccagggtcctgaggaaaatatttcaggaaaataccagagccatcttcatctgcccgaactggccgaagaaaagctggtacCCACTCTTGAAGAAGATGTCACCAGAGAATCCAGTCATTCTTCCGCTATCAGAGGACCTACTACATCAGGGTCCAATCCATCATCCAAACCCAGGGAAGTTACAGCTGTctgcctggatcctgaatccagcttcttaagctctcagggactctcatctgaagtcatcaagaccctgaaggcaagtagaaaaccagtcacctttgccatctatcataagatatggaagaggttctgttccttctgtaaggacagtccaccttcccaagctaaccttaatattttgcaggtgcttgaatttcttcaaaagggtttggagttgggtttgtctaccagcaccctgaaggtccaggtgtcggcgcttagtgccttcttcgaccagcctctcatcgagcacaggtgggtcaaaagatttattaaagctgcctctaggttaaagcctcagactgttaaaaaatcatcagcatgggacttaactctagttttgaatgccttaatgaaggaaccatttgaacctattgattcctccagtgttaaaaacctgacacttaagacagttttcctgatagccatcacttctgctagaaggttaggtgaacttcaggctatatcgattagggaaccctacatgaaaattctagatgatagaattgtgttgatgttggatccaaattttgttcccaaggtggtttccgactttcataggaatcaggagattatcctaccctccttctgtgagaacccttcttcggcaagagaacgcgaatggagttctttggat gggaaaaataaggggaggaaggcgtcgaaggcgactattgcaagatggctgagactggcaattgcctcatgttacgacctacagaaaagcccgataccagcaggaatccgagctcactcgaccagggctatgtccacatcttgggcggaaagaagaggagcgtcaCTAGATCAGATTTGCAGAGCTGCAACGTGGTCTTCATCCACTACATTCTCCAAGCATTATAGGCTGGACTTGCACTTGTCAAAAGACCTATCTTTTGGACGCAAGGTGTTACAggctgtaatccctccctaa
- the LOC140069092 gene encoding uncharacterized protein isoform X2, which yields MDKGHFKSLGLRYITAWLQHRIPQTSPYEIYATFTFHVTYIPQFNMARSNFSFVFWSDYTCSTGSREIRFLLFSFFGKETERHKPTNHQPERSQRVYRLPEIQDGVGKISHTHYSPRCINVHYRLKGCILSHPYTPFLTKVFKVFCLVSRGCYTTLSILCTPLWNIICTKDLYKGDGRGGGVSQTTGRTDRPVPRRPTHCWPRQGELTLLQRSHPRNLKKTGMDSKLPEVRTFPSYCEEIPGCKPELSLPNVVPSTGQGRPHQGSDNKVQEKIGDLYQRSYEDSGLSNSLHLLGSLVSGPFQNTPGMDLKILEQKTGGSGQENPNPTCRQGGPAMVVGRRKSEERDLLVKQPLHPNPDRREPEGLGGSDASANFPGYLDRGDYKKVLKFPRVASSMGSTQREHSSSCPPTPPNSIRQYNYGLLHKKTRRNQVSSPEYPSSENIFVGRTTHSVNICHSSKRHGEFKGGLSKQKKDPTKRVEPQGGDLPAANIFVGLSSSGLVRNKGEYQMPALFFSGKRGEQGTAGRLLSPLGHSTSLRLPPNSPDRQGPEENISGKYQSHLHLPELAEEKLVPTLEEDVTRESSHSSAIRGPTTSGSNPSSKPREVTAVCLDPESSFLSSQGLSSEVIKTLKASRKPVTFAIYHKIWKRFCSFCKDSPPSQANLNILQVLEFLQKGLELGLSTSTLKVQVSALSAFFDQPLIEHRWFPTFIGIRRLSYPPSVRTLLRQENANGVLWMGKIRGGRRRRRLLQDG from the exons atggacaaaggtcacttcaaatccctgggtcttagatatattactgcatggttacaacatcgaattcctcagacttccccctacgaaatatatgccaccttcaccttccatgtcacttacatcccacagtttaatatggcaagaagtaacttctcttttgtcttctggagtgattatacctgttccacaggatcaagagaaatccggtttttactcttctctttttttggtaaagaaaccgAACGGCACAAACCGACTAATCATCAACCTGAGAGGTCTCAACGAGTTTATCGTCTACCGgaaattcaggatggagtcggtaagatcagccacacacattattcaccaagatgcattaatgtgcactatagacttaaaggatgcatattatcacatccctatacaccatttctcacaaaggtttttaaggttttctgtcttgtctccagagggtgctacactacactttcaattctgtgcactcccctttggaatatcatctgcaccaaggacctttacaaaggtgatggcagaggtggtggcgtctctcagactacaggacgtactgatcgtcccgtacctagacgacctactcattgttggccaagacagggggagcttactcttctccagagatctcaccctagaaaccttaaaaagactgggatggatagtaaactaccagaagtcagaactttccccagctactgtgaggaaattcctgggtgtaaacctgaactcagtttaccaaatgtcgttccttccacaggacaagggagACCACATCAAGGATCTGATAACAAGGTTCAGGAGAAAATCGGTGATCTCTATCAGAGAAGCTATGAAGATTCTGGGCTCtctaacagcctgcatctcctcggtagcctggtgtcaggcccattccagaatactccagggatggatcttaagatcctggaacagaaaacaggaggatctggacaggaaaatcccaatcccacctgccgtcaaggaggacctgctatggtggttggaagacggaaatctgaggaaagggatcttctggtcaaacagcccttacatcccaatccagacagacgcgagccagaggggctggggggcagtgatgcctcagcaaatttcccagggtacctggacagaggagattacaagaaggtcctcaaatttccgagagttgcaagcagtatgggaagcactcagcgcgaacactcctcttcttgcccaccaacacctcctaattctatcagacaatacaactacggtctcctacataaaaagacaaggaggaaccaggtctcctctcctgagtaccctagctcggaaaatatttttgtgggcagaacaaCACACTCTGTCAATATCTGCCACTCATCTAAAAGGCACGGAGAATTCAAGggcggactttctaagcagaagaaagatcctaccaaacgagtggagcctcaaggaggagatcttccagcggctaacatctttgtggggttatcctctagtggacttgttcgcaacaagggagaataccaaatgcctgcattatttttctctggaaaaaggggagaacagggaacggctggacgccttctctcacccctgggacattccactagtctacgccttccccccaattcccctgatcgccagggtcctgaggaaaatatttcaggaaaataccagagccatcttcatctgcccgaactggccgaagaaaagctggtacCCACTCTTGAAGAAGATGTCACCAGAGAATCCAGTCATTCTTCCGCTATCAGAGGACCTACTACATCAGGGTCCAATCCATCATCCAAACCCAGGGAAGTTACAGCTGTctgcctggatcctgaatccagcttcttaagctctcagggactctcatctgaagtcatcaagaccctgaaggcaagtagaaaaccagtcacctttgccatctatcataagatatggaagaggttctgttccttctgtaaggacagtccaccttcccaagctaaccttaatattttgcaggtgcttgaatttcttcaaaagggtttggagttgggtttgtctaccagcaccctgaaggtccaggtgtcggcgcttagtgccttcttcgaccagcctctcatcgagcacag gtggtttccgactttcataggaatcaggagattatcctaccctccttctgtgagaacccttcttcggcaagagaacgcgaatggagttctttggat gggaaaaataaggggaggaaggcgtcgaaggcgactattgcaagatggctga